The Tenrec ecaudatus isolate mTenEca1 chromosome 9, mTenEca1.hap1, whole genome shotgun sequence genome window below encodes:
- the TMEM229A gene encoding transmembrane protein 229A yields MAGSEAAGDGLARRPGGEAAAAAAAAGGGRPLSAAEAPAAGAALPAWMRLYFYGMHGVTLDVLVSSARRFARSADLRMLGFSSPYRCLLHSLTHFALEQVYVQRRGRPSAFVFDFLLYPSAHVGLHTLAGQALRLSLGGGPGSAAAAGPGALDLALQYVLALYHCQVFLKRFLRLRYRRRAAPPTPPGARAPETPAGRRPRPRGAKGAGGALPLGLPDLPRFLFFGMHGFLDEIFFTFFFNVLGQGDGAASGHTSLWSFLIYGSCSFVVEKLCFHLHHSRGWGTWKRLPLYLLFIYTWELAWGLALRTCGACSWDYSHYPLNFMGLITLMYLPGWIFLSFYQDLLFNVLWRVQYLPTN; encoded by the coding sequence ATGGCGGGCAGCGAGGCGGCGGGCGACGGGCTGGCGCGGCGGCCGGGCGGcgaggcggcagcggcggcggcggcggcgggcggcgggcggccgCTGTCCGCTGCTGAAGCGCCGGCCGCGGGCGCCGCGCTGCCCGCCTGGATGCGCCTCTACTTCTACGGGATGCACGGCGTCACCCTGGACGTGCTGGTGTCCTCGGCGCGGCGCTTCGCGCGCAGCGCCGACCTCCGCATGCTCGGCTTCTCCTCGCCCTACCGCTGCCTGCTGCACTCGCTCACCCACTTCGCGCTGGAGCAGGTCTACGTGCAGCGGCGCGGCCGCCCCAGCGCCTTCGTCTTCGATTTCCTGCTCTACCCCTCGGCCCACGTGGGCTTGCACACCCTGGCCGGCCAGGCGCTGCGGCTGAGCCTCGGCGGCGGCCCGGGGAGCGCGGCGGCGGCCGGGCCCGGCGCGCTGGACCTGGCGCTGCAGTACGTGCTGGCGCTCTACCACTGCCAGGTGTTCCTGAAGCGCTTCCTGCGCCTGCGGTACCGCCGGCGGGCcgcgccccccaccccgcccggcGCCCGGGCTCCGGAGACGCCCGCCGGCAGGCGGCCGAGACCCCGCGGGGCCAAGGGCGCCGGGGGAGCCCTCCCCCTGGGCCTGCCGGACCTGCCGCGCTTCCTCTTCTTcgggatgcatggctttctggatGAGATCTTCTTCACCTTCTTCTTCAACGTGCTGGGCCAGGGGGACGGGGCGGCCAGCGGGCACACGTCgctctggtccttcctgatataCGGTAGCTGCAGCTTCGTGGTGGAGAAGCTCTGCTTCCACCTGCACCACAGCCGCGGCTGGGGCACCTGGAAGCGCCTGCCCCTCTACCTGCTCTTCATCTACACGTGGGAGCTGGCCTGGGGCCTGGCGCTCCGCACGTGCGGGGCTTGCTCCTGGGACTATTCGCACTACCCGCTCAACTTCATGGGCCTTATCACGCTGATGTATCTGCCCGGTTGGATATTCCTGAGCTTCTACCAGGACCTACTTTTCAACGTGTTGTGGCGGGTGCAGTACCTACCAACTAACTGA